In a genomic window of Streptomyces roseoviridis:
- a CDS encoding bifunctional metallophosphatase/5'-nucleotidase: protein MAATRKNSKARGRILAAGAGLATLGALVAAMPAGASQDSADTAAYGTNGKGWGRMVDVQLLSFNDLHGNLEPPAGSSGQVTHVHEDGTTTKIDAGGVEYLATHLRQAREGNRYSITAAAGDLIGGSPLLSGLFHDEPTVHALNELDLDVTSVGNHEFDEGAVELARMQNGGCHPKEGCFGADKGFEPFGGADFPYLAANVTDEKTNKPLLDPTFIWEKDGVRIGFIGVTLEGTPNIVTAEGVKGLKFGDEVETINKYTKILERKGVKSIVALVHEGGAPASPAYNYDCDSPGPGDGISGPIVDIAKNVSPQVDAMITGHTHQAYVCTVPDPSGKPRLVTSASAFGKLYTDTTLTYDRRTKDIVRTAVGSANHVVTRDVAKAEDMSKLIADWKQLADPVANRPQGWIAADINGRGSTAYEKPLGDLIADAQLEGLAPADKGGAQLALMNPGGIRADLVHKASGSEGDGVVTYGEAFTVQPFTNMMHVVDLTGANLISALKQQVSGSNLGSPKILQVSKGLTYTLDMTKTGADRVVEGTIKLNGQPIDPSKTYRVAMNEFLSGGGDGFPALATGTNKLVGPSDLDVFNAYLAAHSSASAPLPVPAADRITVVK, encoded by the coding sequence ATGGCAGCGACACGGAAGAACAGCAAGGCGAGGGGCCGCATCCTCGCCGCGGGAGCGGGACTTGCGACGCTGGGCGCGCTCGTCGCCGCGATGCCGGCCGGCGCGTCGCAGGACAGCGCCGACACCGCCGCGTACGGCACCAACGGCAAGGGCTGGGGCCGCATGGTCGACGTCCAGCTGCTCTCCTTCAACGACCTCCACGGCAACCTGGAGCCGCCGGCCGGTTCCTCCGGCCAGGTCACGCACGTCCACGAGGACGGCACCACCACGAAGATCGACGCGGGCGGCGTCGAGTACCTGGCCACGCACCTGCGCCAGGCCCGTGAGGGGAATCGTTACTCCATCACCGCCGCGGCCGGCGACCTGATCGGCGGCTCGCCGCTGCTCTCGGGTCTCTTCCACGACGAGCCGACCGTCCACGCGCTCAACGAGCTGGACCTCGACGTCACCTCGGTGGGCAACCACGAGTTCGACGAGGGCGCGGTCGAGCTGGCCCGCATGCAGAACGGCGGCTGCCACCCGAAGGAAGGCTGCTTCGGCGCGGACAAGGGCTTCGAGCCCTTCGGCGGCGCGGACTTCCCGTACCTCGCGGCGAACGTGACCGACGAGAAGACCAACAAGCCGCTGCTCGACCCGACCTTCATCTGGGAGAAGGACGGCGTCCGGATCGGCTTCATCGGCGTGACCCTGGAGGGCACCCCGAACATCGTCACCGCCGAGGGCGTCAAGGGCCTGAAGTTCGGCGACGAGGTCGAGACGATCAACAAGTACACGAAGATCCTGGAGCGCAAGGGCGTCAAGTCCATCGTCGCCCTGGTCCACGAGGGCGGCGCCCCGGCGTCCCCCGCGTACAACTACGACTGCGACAGCCCCGGCCCCGGCGACGGCATCTCCGGTCCGATCGTCGACATCGCGAAGAACGTCTCGCCGCAGGTCGACGCCATGATCACCGGCCACACCCACCAGGCGTACGTGTGCACCGTCCCGGACCCGTCCGGCAAGCCGCGCCTGGTGACCTCGGCGTCCGCGTTCGGCAAGCTCTACACCGACACCACGCTGACCTACGACCGCCGCACCAAGGACATCGTCCGCACCGCGGTGGGCTCGGCCAACCACGTCGTCACCCGTGACGTGGCCAAGGCCGAGGACATGAGCAAGCTGATCGCCGACTGGAAGCAGCTCGCCGACCCGGTCGCGAACCGTCCGCAGGGCTGGATCGCCGCCGACATCAACGGCCGCGGCTCGACGGCGTACGAGAAGCCGCTCGGCGACCTGATCGCCGACGCCCAGCTGGAGGGCCTCGCCCCCGCCGACAAGGGCGGCGCGCAGCTCGCCCTGATGAACCCGGGCGGCATCCGCGCGGACCTCGTCCACAAGGCGTCCGGCTCCGAGGGCGACGGCGTGGTGACCTACGGCGAGGCGTTCACCGTCCAGCCGTTCACCAACATGATGCACGTGGTCGACCTGACCGGCGCGAACCTCATCTCGGCGCTGAAGCAGCAGGTCAGCGGCTCCAACCTGGGCTCGCCGAAGATCCTCCAGGTCTCCAAGGGCCTCACCTACACGCTCGACATGACCAAGACGGGCGCCGACCGCGTCGTCGAGGGCACGATCAAGCTGAACGGCCAGCCGATCGACCCGTCGAAGACCTACCGGGTCGCGATGAACGAGTTCCTGTCGGGTGGCGGCGACGGCTTCCCGGCCCTGGCGACCGGCACCAACAAGCTGGTCGGACCCTCGGACCTGGACGTCTTCAACGCCTACCTGGCGGCCCACTCCTCGGCGTCGGCGCCGCTGCCGGTGCCGGCGGCCGACCGGATCACGGTCGTGAAGTAA